The genomic DNA TAGTTTCCAGCCGGCGACAATACTGTTCCCTTTCTTCTGAACCCGCGGTAGTTGAACGGATTTATCCATGCATCGCTGCCGTCGGCAAACTCGACAGTCAGCTGCTGGGTAGGAGTGATAAGATCACCGGTATTGAAGCCTGCAAACCAAATATGTCCCGAGTAATCCTTGCCATTCACAATCTGCACATTGCCGGTGCCGCCTGGCCTAAAGCTGTGCCCGGGAACTCTGAATTCACTGTGGTAATAGGCACCATACAGCTGGAAGCCCAGGAGCTGTGTATCCACATATGCGCCGGTCAGCATATAGTTGGTATTCAGGTCAGGAACATAACTCAGTTTGGATGTGTTGGGCATATGCCAGTCGGATATGGATAGTGCATTCAGAATAATCTCGGTATCCTTGCCCACTTTGACCTGTGCCTGTGCAAGGATTGCATCGGCATCAGTCTTTGTCTTTTTATCATCTGTGTTGACCAGTTTGTATTCATCGTATTTCAGATACCCGATAATGATTGCCGTCGTATCTTTTACCTTAGACTCGTATGTCTTGAGTGTCGGGGCTTTTCCCGGTTCACTCTGTTTTCCCCAAAGCCTTGTCGATGTCCAAGGGAGGGTTACGGTATCAAAAGGCGTCTCCGGAGCGCTCCATACGAGTAATGTTCCATCAATCTCGGAATCAATAAACAGTCTCGGGAAAAGGGTGCGCGCCTGACGCTGTGGTGCTCCATCCATACCGGGGAGACGTCCGACATACCAGGTGCTGTTGATCCAGGGGAGTTTCAGTGTCATGTATGCCTGCTCAAACCGTGCATTCATATCATGTCCGATGCTGGATTCGAACGAGTTCGGCTTGTTAAACGGATCAGTGGCAGAGGTATCATATGAACCCCACCTTTTGTTCATGGTCAGACGGGCATACACATCAACCCAGTCTTGTACAGCCTCGACGTGAGCATTTAACCTGATTCGGAGAGGAAATGATGTATCATCTCTGAATTTGAGGTCACGATTCGGCTGTCCGGCTCCATAGAAATTTCTGTCTGTTGACGCATTTTCATGTACAATACGGAACCGTGATTCTCCCCCGAATGCAATACGGTCTTTCAGTGTTTTCTTCTCAACCTTTTCAACCTTCTTTTCAGTCTCGGCAGCCTTTGTCGCTGTCTCGGTCTGCTTTTTCTCCAGCTCGTCGATTCTCTGCATCAGTCTCTCGACCTCTTTCTTCAGCTGTTCCAGTTCCGGTTTTGGGCCAGCCAGGGCTGGAAATGCTGAGAGGCACAAGAGAAAGATGAAGGCTAACATTACTACCCCTGCTTTTTTCATCACACATCCTCCTTTTTTGAAATAGATTTAATAAAAACAACTAATTATGAGACATACTGTGGTATCATGCGTAAATGCTTAGAATCTCATATCATTATGATCTTTTCATTTTAAGCAACGATTGTGCCAAGTTTATAAGTTACTGAAATAAAGAAACAAATTGGTTTTTTCACTGTGATTAAATGCAATGAAATGATGCACATAAAATGATAAATATACATAAATATTATCAAAACTGGACATAGCAACATTTCAATGCAAGGCAACTTATTCTTGCGGGCCTAATATCCCGTGCGGAATCCGGTCTCGGAAATCAGGTCTGGCGGCAGACCTTTTTCTAAAACTGCAGCAACCGGAGTTGAAGCCCGCAGAGACCGCGCCACCGCGATAAAAATCCCTTCGTACGCGATGCCGATATCAGCGATATATTCCCTTGCAGGATCAACGTCCATATACGTGCTTCCGATCCGTTCATGCACAGGAATTTCTGTGCAGCCGGCTGCCTCTGTCCTGTGAAGGTCAATTCCGGTAACATCATATAACCTGATCACAATGTCTCCGGGGAATATCCGTAATGTTTCCTCCCGCACCTCCCAATAGACAAAAAGCTTATGCGGATCAACTGTCATGAGGGTAATGCTGTTTTCCCCGTACTCTGCCGGAAGGGTGCCGACGGGTATAGGCTGATACCCTGTCTCAACCTCATAAGGCACTTCCTGTTCCGCTTTGATTTCATACGGTCTCGCCATTCCCATTGGTACAGAGGGTGGCTGCACCATCTGCTCAGGCATTTTCTTTATCGTTTCTGCAACCGGCACCTTTTTCACTTTTCCCACTTTTCTGTCAGAAATCTTTTTCTCAACCCCGGGCAGAACCTTTTCTTTTACAGTTTTTTTTGCTATTTTCTTTTTCTCAGGTTTCGGCGGCACGGCGATTCCCATGTCCGGCTTCTTAATCTGTGCTGCTTTCTTTTCAATGACGGGCTTTGTCGGTACTATCTTCTCTTCTTTTTTTACCGCAGTCTTCGGGGTAGTACCCCGCTTTGGTGCACGCTCTATCCGTGCCTTTGGCTTCTCTTTTTTTCGTACCTTTGCTTTCGTCCTTGCCTCAGCATCTTTCTTCGCCTTAATCACCGCCGTACCCTTTGTCACAGCCCTGACCCGGCCCTCTTCCCTGACCTTTGTCGTTTTCTTTATTTTTACCTGCGTCTTTGCCTTTACTGTAGGAAGCGGCGTTTTTGCCTTTATTCCTGAAACCGGCTTTTGCGGTTTCTTCACCCGTGCTTTTTTCGCAGAAGCTGCTGTCTTTGCTGTGATCTTCCGCGAGATTTTTGAAACACTCTTCTTCTTTCTGCCTTTGTCCTTGTCTGTTTTCTTTACCTCTGTTTTTTTTCTGGCTGGCCCGGTCTTGCCGAACGATTTGCTTTTCCGTTTTTCCTCTGACGCATATTTTCCTTTTGCCTTTGCCTTGTCTTTGGTCTCTTTCTTTTTCGCCACTGCTTTTCGGGGAGCGCTCAGGGCCTGTCGTACCTGTTTCTCAAATTGTTTCCTTTTCTCCTTTTCACTCGCTTTTTTTGCAGATGTTTTTTTCTTCATAGCCCCTCCCTCCCTGCATTCTGCGGATATTGTACCTAAAATCTGAGGTAAAGTTAAGGTATAAAACCAAAATTTAGCATACGTCGCGTGAACGGGACATTTCAATCTTCATGGTTGGTGCGTGACGGCTTTCAGTGTATGGTCATCCGTGAACCTCTGCCCAGTTCTTTCCGAACCTGATATCTACCTTTAAGGGCACAGGGACTGCAAGAACTCCCTCCATCTTTTCTTTCACAATATTCTGTACAGTTGCGAGCTCTTCTTCAGGAAGCTCGAAGAGAAGCTCATCATGAACCTGGAGAATCATCCTTGCTCTCAGATCCCTTTCCCTGAATGCGTTCCATATATTGATCATGGCGATTTTAATGACATCTGCTGCGGTTCCCTGGACCGGGGAATTGACCGCAAGCCTTTCTCCCTGCTGCCTTACTGTAGTATTCTTGCTGCTGGCCTCAGGGATAGCCCTTTTCCTTCCGAATAGCGTTGCTACATACCCGTCGCTTCGTGCCCCGGCGATACATTTCTCGATATAGCCCTTGACCCCCGGATGCCTGTTGAAATACTGCGCTATATATGTTTTCGCTTCCTCCCTGGAAATATTCAATGTTTCCGACAATCCGTAGGGTGATATCCCGTAGATAACCCCGAAATTCACCGTCTTGGCAACCCTCCTGGCATCGGGGGATACCCTGTCCAGAGGGATTCCGAAGATTTCAGACGCAGTCCTTGCATGGACATCGAGGTTCTCTCTGAATGCATTAACAAGTCCTTCATCACCGCTCAAATGCGCGAGTATGCGCAGTTCGATCTGGGAATAATCTGCCGAGAGCAGGAGATTGTGTGCTTCAGCGATAAAGGTCTCCCGTATCCTCCTGCCCCATTCCCCTTTCACAGGGATGTTCTGCAGGTTTGGATCGCTGCTGCTGAGTCTGCCGGTAGCGGTAGACGCCTGATTGAACGAGGTATGTATGCGGTTTGTTTTCGGGTTGATAAGCCCGGGCAGGACATCGATGTAGGTTGTTTTCAGTTTGTTCATACTCCGGTAATTCAGTACCTCACGGGGAAATTCATGCGCCAGCGAAAGTTCTTCAAGCACATTCATGCCTGTGGAAAACCCGGTCTTTGTCTTTTTCCCCGGTTGAAATCCGAGGGTATGAAAGAGGATCTGGCTGAGCTGCTTCGGGGAATTGATGTTGAATTCCTCACCTGCCAGGAAATAAATCCTCCTTTTCAGGCCGTCGAGTTCCTTTTCCAGTTCCGCTGATATTTCTGCAAGTCGATCGGGATCAATCTTCACCCCCGACATCTCCATATCGGCAAGCACCCGTATCAGCGGCATTTCGATGTTGGAATAGAGTGCTTCAAGGCCGTTCTCGCACAGCTTCCTGAATAATATCTCTTTCAATTCATAACTGAGGTTCGCATCATCACACGCATAGGCTGAAGCTTCCTCCAGCGGGACTTCGGAAAACGAACCCCTGTCTTTGAGCACTTCAGGAAAAGACTTCTTCCGGTACGAAAGGTGTTCAAGCGCCACTTCCTCAAGGCTGTGATTCGGCTTGTTGGGATTTAACAGATAGGACGCGAGCATGGTATCAAACAAAGGTCCGTTGACAGGTATTTTTTCGTTGCGCAGGACGATCATATCGTACTTGATGTTATGCCCTATCTTTGCCGTTTCTTCATCCATGAAGACAGGGGAAAGAATTCCCTGCACGTCCCCCTTTGCGATCTGTGCAGGCGCCCCCGGATATGCATGAAGGACAGGCACGTAAAATGCCTTGTGTGTGTTCATGCACAGGGATATGCCCACAAGTTCCGCACTCACCGGATTCTTTCCCGTTGTCTCGGTATCAAAAGCACATTCACCCCGTATCAGCGACGCGACATCCCTGAGCCGTGCCTCTGACAATACAGTCTCACGGTCCGTTTCCCTGACCGCATCCGACGGTATCATCTTCATTATTAAGCTACCAAACTCGAATTCCCGGAAAAGGGAAAGCAGCGCCTGCCAGTCCGGGTCCCTCAGGGAGAAT from Nitrospirota bacterium includes the following:
- a CDS encoding DUF3373 family protein gives rise to the protein MKKAGVVMLAFIFLLCLSAFPALAGPKPELEQLKKEVERLMQRIDELEKKQTETATKAAETEKKVEKVEKKTLKDRIAFGGESRFRIVHENASTDRNFYGAGQPNRDLKFRDDTSFPLRIRLNAHVEAVQDWVDVYARLTMNKRWGSYDTSATDPFNKPNSFESSIGHDMNARFEQAYMTLKLPWINSTWYVGRLPGMDGAPQRQARTLFPRLFIDSEIDGTLLVWSAPETPFDTVTLPWTSTRLWGKQSEPGKAPTLKTYESKVKDTTAIIIGYLKYDEYKLVNTDDKKTKTDADAILAQAQVKVGKDTEIILNALSISDWHMPNTSKLSYVPDLNTNYMLTGAYVDTQLLGFQLYGAYYHSEFRVPGHSFRPGGTGNVQIVNGKDYSGHIWFAGFNTGDLITPTQQLTVEFADGSDAWINPFNYRGFRRKGTVLSPAGNYFYDPSGKGTVGFYPFNAQIWDIYYDYYFKPNVRFRVGYMDFLYAKHDRESGQSFSVLGSSRYQHHSWPYFEVNVSF
- a CDS encoding DUF4912 domain-containing protein yields the protein MKKKTSAKKASEKEKRKQFEKQVRQALSAPRKAVAKKKETKDKAKAKGKYASEEKRKSKSFGKTGPARKKTEVKKTDKDKGRKKKSVSKISRKITAKTAASAKKARVKKPQKPVSGIKAKTPLPTVKAKTQVKIKKTTKVREEGRVRAVTKGTAVIKAKKDAEARTKAKVRKKEKPKARIERAPKRGTTPKTAVKKEEKIVPTKPVIEKKAAQIKKPDMGIAVPPKPEKKKIAKKTVKEKVLPGVEKKISDRKVGKVKKVPVAETIKKMPEQMVQPPSVPMGMARPYEIKAEQEVPYEVETGYQPIPVGTLPAEYGENSITLMTVDPHKLFVYWEVREETLRIFPGDIVIRLYDVTGIDLHRTEAAGCTEIPVHERIGSTYMDVDPAREYIADIGIAYEGIFIAVARSLRASTPVAAVLEKGLPPDLISETGFRTGY
- the polA gene encoding DNA polymerase I, which gives rise to MNLYLIDGNSYFYRAYYAIRRLSTSGGLPTNAIFGFTNMLMKIIREKKPDGIAISFDSPVPTERHRLFEDYKAHRPETPADLIQQIPHIRRIISAFNIRIFEMPGYEADDILGTIARRAESEGANVFIVTGDKDMLQLVDNRVRIYDPMKDRVLDEAFVRERYGVGPERITDFLALTGDAVDNIPGIKGVGEKTARELLAEFGSLDDILYNAEKIKKDRLKRLVHEYADMARLSRTLATLNTSVPVDASVQEFSLRDPDWQALLSLFREFEFGSLIMKMIPSDAVRETDRETVLSEARLRDVASLIRGECAFDTETTGKNPVSAELVGISLCMNTHKAFYVPVLHAYPGAPAQIAKGDVQGILSPVFMDEETAKIGHNIKYDMIVLRNEKIPVNGPLFDTMLASYLLNPNKPNHSLEEVALEHLSYRKKSFPEVLKDRGSFSEVPLEEASAYACDDANLSYELKEILFRKLCENGLEALYSNIEMPLIRVLADMEMSGVKIDPDRLAEISAELEKELDGLKRRIYFLAGEEFNINSPKQLSQILFHTLGFQPGKKTKTGFSTGMNVLEELSLAHEFPREVLNYRSMNKLKTTYIDVLPGLINPKTNRIHTSFNQASTATGRLSSSDPNLQNIPVKGEWGRRIRETFIAEAHNLLLSADYSQIELRILAHLSGDEGLVNAFRENLDVHARTASEIFGIPLDRVSPDARRVAKTVNFGVIYGISPYGLSETLNISREEAKTYIAQYFNRHPGVKGYIEKCIAGARSDGYVATLFGRKRAIPEASSKNTTVRQQGERLAVNSPVQGTAADVIKIAMINIWNAFRERDLRARMILQVHDELLFELPEEELATVQNIVKEKMEGVLAVPVPLKVDIRFGKNWAEVHG